The genome window AAGAAGCCGTTGAAAATATATTATTTGACGAGCATCAAGGTAGCTTTTTTGGCTATCCACTAATAAGAGGTATTTTCAAATCAACAAATGCTCGTCTACATGAAGCACTTGGTAAACTATTAGTTGCTGCTGCACATCAAGAGGGACTACGCCAAGCCATTGTAGAAAATATTGATCACGGCACATTAGATGCACAGCTTACCATTATGAAGCTTATTCAGGAGCATCAGTTAACTCGCTTCTCCTCAGTTATTCGAGCAGTCGATACATGGATGGGGCTTGGCTATAATAGCTTTGAAAATCAAAAAGTAACAGAGGAAGTATTGTCGTTAGCGATTCAAGCAATTGAAGACGATCATTTCGCTCTTGAGTTACTAAGAAGTGAGCGAACAATCGATATTTACGTGGCACTTTGGACAATTTCTACAAAGGATTATACGAAGCTTGGTACTATTTTGCCGGAGTTGTTAAAACGTGAAAAGCATATCCAACTTACCACACTCGCGTTTTTGAAAAATCTAGGGAAAACTTCCTTCACTGCACAGTTTGTCAAGGATCTCATTTTAACAACAAAGGATATAGAACTATTTACATTTGCTTGGGGAAATTTCCTCTATGCAAATAACTATATTAATAGTGAATATGCCAGGGATAACGATTGGGTTAAGGATTTACAAAAGTTCATGCAGGAAAATACCCAATTACAAGGCATTGAATACCCTCTATTTGAACAGCTTGAATGGGTAAAGAGCGAACTTACGAAAGATGGTATAACAATTACAGGAAAGCCTTTATCATTCGTATATGCACACTTATCATTAGAAGATTTAATTTCAACACAAATCATTTTGGCTCACCATTTACAAGATGAAGAGCTATTTCAACGTATTATTACGAATGCAGATTCTTCTTACTCTCCTACAAGTAGAATCGGTCTTCTTAATATTTATTGTCTCGACAATACTACACAAGGGAAGCGCGAATTTCTATTTAGCGCTTTACGAGATCGAAGCTCCATTAATCGTTCTCTTGCATTGAAAAAGATACAATCACTAACACCTACAGATAATGAAATTTTAAAAATTGAGGACCTTTTAGCGAATAAATCAGGCTCACTTCGTAAAGAAGCCATTTCACTCTTAAAGCTGCAGTCGCAGAAGAAAACATTGCAAAGTGCCGAGCGACTCATAAAGGACAAGAAACAGTTAAAGCGACTTGGTGGGCTTGAGTTGTTGTTGGAGGCCTCTAAAGAATATCACCTAACTAACGAGCAAATAACAGCATTATGCGACCTGCTTCCGAAAATAACGAAGACTGAGCAAGTGCTGTTAAATCAATTGTTGACTAGTGATGTACCAGAATATAACGAGGAAAATGGCTTTGGTTTATATACGCCTCACCCTCCTATTCAATACAATAACATCTCAAATATAGATATTAATATGAATGGTGAAGATGCATGGCAGCAGCTTGTTCCTTTATATTTACAGGCAACAATGCCGCTTGAAAAATTCTTTGATTATGATATAGATAAGCTTTTGTTAAAGCTTGAGCAACTGATTCAAATTCTTGATGCTAATGCTCACTATGAGTACGAAACATATCAATGGAATGATACACCGATCACAACAACTTTAGGACAAACATTTAACATCGTTGCTACGAAAACAGAAAATAATCGAAACGCAAGTCTTGATGTATATCCAATACCAGATGAAATTCTCCAGTGGATCAAGACGTCAAGATTCAGTGCAGAGGATCTAGCTTATTTTAACTTTTACAACAATCTATCTGAATATCCTGCGGCACATGAGCTTAGCGAAGCAGCACAAACCTTAATCGCTCCATTCTTTAATTATGCAGATATAAAAGATCTCATTGCTAAGTTCCAAACATTAAAGTATCAGCGAACACTGGAACGAATTTTCACTGTACTTTCACAAGATTTAGATAAAATTACTGGAGAGAAGGAGCTTCATAAAGAGGCTGTCGCATTACTAGAACAACATGCTCCAGAGTTTAACGCTTTTGAACAAGCAATTGGTATTATGCTTCAGCTTTTAACGCAAATATCTGCCGAACAGTGGAAGCTTGAGGTACGAGATATGGACTATTATTATTATCGCTCTACTTCAACTATAGTAGATTTAGATGTTATCAATGCTTTTGTTGATCGATGTTTCTCTGACTATACAACTTACGGCGAATATGTCAAAATGCTTGCCGTCAATGAAGAGTTAACAAAGAGGATGCAGGAAGAGCAATATAGCCCAAATATATACAATTTAAACTTATTCCAATATTTAGATGCTTTTAATGCAGGCTTATTCACAAAGGATCATTTATTTGAAACCATCTTCACGAATACATTAGCTTCTGAGATACTTGTTGAACCAAACAAATTAACGGAGCGTTATCAACAGTCATTTGAGGATTTATCGAATTTCCTTGCTGTTCGTGAACAGGCCATTGATCGAATTTTAGAAATAGAGCTTATGCGTGGCGATATTCCTACAGCAGTAACGAAGCTCGCTAGTAGTATTTCCTATGTAGAGGGTATTGATTACTTCTTAAAGATTTTACAAGCACTCGATGGTGAAAAGCTTGCTCGTGGCTATATTTGGCAAGCAGAAACGAAAAAGGATGTTTTTTCTCGCCTACTCGCAAGCTGTTATCCTAAAAAGGATGAAACTGCGCAGCAATTGAAAGATGCGTGGGAAAAAACAGATATTTCAAAAGAACGCTTAATTGAAGCAATGATGTATAACCAGCATTGGGTAGACCTTGTTAGCGAGGTGATTGGCTGGGAAGGATTAAAAGAATCAGCATGGTACTTTATCGCCCATACAACCGACTATTTATCGGACTTTGCTAAAGATCAAATAGCCCTTTTCTCAGGCATTACTGCTGACGATTTCCGTGATGGTGCATTTGATTTAGCTTGGTTCCAAAGCGCGTACCAAACACTAGGTGCAAAAAAATTCAAGCTCGTATATGATGCAGCCAAATATGCATCGGAGGGAGCTAACCACCGTCGAGCACAGCTTTATGCAGATACAGCAATAGGCAAGCTTAGCCCAAAACCGTTAATGGAAGAAATTCGTGATAAACGCAATAAAGATAAACTACGCGCACTCGGACTTATTCCACTGAAACAATCGGATCAAAAGGATGCACTAACGCGCTATCAATTCATCCAACAGTTTTTAAAGGAAAGCAAACAATTTGGAGCACAGCGTCGTGCAAGTGAAGCACGTGCAGCCAGCATTGCGCTTGAAAATTTAGCGAGAAATGCAGGAGATGGTGAAACAACGCGCTTCACATGGCGCATGGAGCTGTCAGCCTTTACAGACATAAAGCACTTATTCGACGCACAACAAATCGAACATATCACTGCACATCTACAAATTGAAGAAGATGCAAATGTTACGATTATCGTTGAAAAAGATGGGAAACGACTAAAAAATATTCCTGCCGCACTGAAAAAACAGGAGCAAGTTTTAGCATTACAAGAGGCAAGAAAAGAATTGCAGGAGCAATATAAACGGGCACGTCCAGCACTTGAACAGGCGATGGAGCTTGAAACTAGATTCTCTGCCGAAGAGCTAATCAATTTATTAGAGCACCCGATTTTAGCTCCGCTTCTCCAAAAACTCGTCTTTAAAAGCGAAGAGCATTTCGGATTGCTAACTAAGGATGGTCTAAAGCTACTATCAGATGAGATAGTATCGCTTGCTCCGACAGCAACATTAACAATTGCTCATCCGTATCACCTGCTTGAAAGTGGACAATGGCGACAATGGCAAGCATATATGTTTGAACACAAAATAAAACAGCCATTTAAGCAAATATTCCGCGAGCTGTATGTGAAGAATGCAGATGAAAAAGGACAAAAAAGATCATTGCGCTATGCGGGACACCAAGTAAATCCATCCCAAACGGTTGCCCTCCTAAAAACACGAGGATGGCAAATTAGTCATGATGAAGGACCACGAAAAGTGTATTATAAGGAAAACATCGTTGCCTCCTTGTATGCGCAAGCAGATTGGTTTACGCCAGCAGATATCGAAGCTCCAGCTATTGAGGGCGTCTATTTCTACAATCGTCTAACAGGTAAAGACTTAGTATTAGATAACATTCCTGCAACGATATTTTCTGAAGTGATGCGAGATATTGACCTCGTTGTGAGTGTTGCCCATGTTGGTGGTGTCGATCCTGAGGCAAGCCATTCTACAATTGATATGCGTAGTGTCATTTTAGAGGAATTAACGAAGTTATTAAAGCTAACAAATGTTGAAGTGAAAAAACAACATGCACTCATTGAAGGCAAGCTTGCTAGCTATTCACTACACTTAGGCAGTGGTGTTGTCCATCAAGTGGGTGGCTCAATGATTCCAATCATCGCCGTACCATCTCAGCACCGAGGACGTATTTTCTTACCTATGGTGGATGACGACCCACGCACAGCTGAAATCATGTCAAAGCTTTTACTGTTAAGTGAAGATACAAAAATTAAAGATCCAGCTATTTTAGGACATATTCGCAACTATGAACAAACGCATTAAAGACATTTGTGCATAAAAGCAGGAAACGGCCGCTAGTGATCCTACTCAGTTGTTAAATTTCCAATGCCCTTCGTTTTAATATTGGAGGGCATTTATAGTGTTAAGAAACAAAATGGTTAGAGAGTTTTTTGTGCATGTTGTGGCTCTTTAAATAAAGGTGACTCCGTCCCAGGCTACTCGTACATTTTTTGTTGCTAGCACTACGCTTTCGCACAAAATTGTTACTGAGGTTCCCTATGAATTAGAGTGACATGCTAAGTGAAGTGGTTGATTGGAGTGGAGACTGGGCGACTCCTTGGGGATCAGCGTCACAGATGAGACCCTGGAACGAGCAACGCGAGTGAAGCGGCTCATCGGACGCCCCCCAGGAAAGCGCCCAGTCGGAACGGAAATCAACCACTCGTTTTGCCGAAGAGCTATACTATGACACCTTAATTTCATCGAAATGATAGTCAACATCAATGCCCTCCACTGAGCATCGGAGGGCATTTTATTGTACATCCGATTTAATCATTTCAAATAATAACGGTACATTCGTTCCGCGCTGTAACGAATTACAGTCCTCCATTAAAAATGACCAGCTCATTTTCATTTTTTCTTTATATGGAAGCTCTGAATTAACAGGAAGAAATTCTTTTAAATGTTCTTCTATAGAGCTCGATAAACCTTCCATAAATTCATCAGCTTTTTGGACCTTTTCCGTTGCTACTTCATTGCGTTCATTCCATAGTACATGCTCCAAATTTGTAGAAAAATAAAATAGCTGATACGGTATTTTTAATCGTTGAATGCTAAAATGATCATTCGCCACTAAGA of Lysinibacillus agricola contains these proteins:
- a CDS encoding DUF4132 domain-containing protein, whose protein sequence is MTLSNDQKKHFQSKIDTAPTAIQPLATTLLQYMDTRDYGIEQQIADLKITTLEELLTGPLFDVLTLFSSQERALTIKKLALRYDTTMFQTGIMRRSFRSAQPVQDHLFQCLQLMEEMLTFEEMNLQELLMNHSQYENGTYPNYNSFVIKNENTKVMPFNVFEQMLADELSLQSPVIEEAVENILFDEHQGSFFGYPLIRGIFKSTNARLHEALGKLLVAAAHQEGLRQAIVENIDHGTLDAQLTIMKLIQEHQLTRFSSVIRAVDTWMGLGYNSFENQKVTEEVLSLAIQAIEDDHFALELLRSERTIDIYVALWTISTKDYTKLGTILPELLKREKHIQLTTLAFLKNLGKTSFTAQFVKDLILTTKDIELFTFAWGNFLYANNYINSEYARDNDWVKDLQKFMQENTQLQGIEYPLFEQLEWVKSELTKDGITITGKPLSFVYAHLSLEDLISTQIILAHHLQDEELFQRIITNADSSYSPTSRIGLLNIYCLDNTTQGKREFLFSALRDRSSINRSLALKKIQSLTPTDNEILKIEDLLANKSGSLRKEAISLLKLQSQKKTLQSAERLIKDKKQLKRLGGLELLLEASKEYHLTNEQITALCDLLPKITKTEQVLLNQLLTSDVPEYNEENGFGLYTPHPPIQYNNISNIDINMNGEDAWQQLVPLYLQATMPLEKFFDYDIDKLLLKLEQLIQILDANAHYEYETYQWNDTPITTTLGQTFNIVATKTENNRNASLDVYPIPDEILQWIKTSRFSAEDLAYFNFYNNLSEYPAAHELSEAAQTLIAPFFNYADIKDLIAKFQTLKYQRTLERIFTVLSQDLDKITGEKELHKEAVALLEQHAPEFNAFEQAIGIMLQLLTQISAEQWKLEVRDMDYYYYRSTSTIVDLDVINAFVDRCFSDYTTYGEYVKMLAVNEELTKRMQEEQYSPNIYNLNLFQYLDAFNAGLFTKDHLFETIFTNTLASEILVEPNKLTERYQQSFEDLSNFLAVREQAIDRILEIELMRGDIPTAVTKLASSISYVEGIDYFLKILQALDGEKLARGYIWQAETKKDVFSRLLASCYPKKDETAQQLKDAWEKTDISKERLIEAMMYNQHWVDLVSEVIGWEGLKESAWYFIAHTTDYLSDFAKDQIALFSGITADDFRDGAFDLAWFQSAYQTLGAKKFKLVYDAAKYASEGANHRRAQLYADTAIGKLSPKPLMEEIRDKRNKDKLRALGLIPLKQSDQKDALTRYQFIQQFLKESKQFGAQRRASEARAASIALENLARNAGDGETTRFTWRMELSAFTDIKHLFDAQQIEHITAHLQIEEDANVTIIVEKDGKRLKNIPAALKKQEQVLALQEARKELQEQYKRARPALEQAMELETRFSAEELINLLEHPILAPLLQKLVFKSEEHFGLLTKDGLKLLSDEIVSLAPTATLTIAHPYHLLESGQWRQWQAYMFEHKIKQPFKQIFRELYVKNADEKGQKRSLRYAGHQVNPSQTVALLKTRGWQISHDEGPRKVYYKENIVASLYAQADWFTPADIEAPAIEGVYFYNRLTGKDLVLDNIPATIFSEVMRDIDLVVSVAHVGGVDPEASHSTIDMRSVILEELTKLLKLTNVEVKKQHALIEGKLASYSLHLGSGVVHQVGGSMIPIIAVPSQHRGRIFLPMVDDDPRTAEIMSKLLLLSEDTKIKDPAILGHIRNYEQTH